A region of Nakaseomyces glabratus chromosome M, complete sequence DNA encodes the following proteins:
- the PPG1 gene encoding putative serine/threonine-protein kinase PPG1 (CAGL0M10890g~Ortholog(s) have protein serine/threonine phosphatase activity) encodes MELDECLERLYRGQLLPEVTVQALCFKLKELLVRESNVIHIRTPVTVVGDMHGQFHDMLEIFEIGGRVPDTNYLFLGDYVDRGLYSVETMMLLVVLKLRYPSRIHLLRGNHESRQITQSYGFYTECLNKYGGSPKVWQYITDLFDYLVLCCIIDDEIFCVHGGLSPNVQTIDQIRIIDRFREIPHDGAMADLVWSDPEDDEKILDKSPSDLDYYTAHLSSSQHFQVSPRGAGYTFGRSVVEKFLHSNNMSRIYRAHQLCNEGYQVYFNGLVTTVWSAPNYCYRCGNKASILELYSKDNFYFNVFEEAPENKQLNENANQIINTKAIQDYFGSSSNLESEPTQVDLFSDEYQAKYAMSRHVEYFL; translated from the coding sequence ATGGAGCTGGATGAGTGTTTGGAGCGGTTGTACCGGGGCCAGTTGCTGCCGGAAGTGACAGTGCAGGCGCTATGCTTCAAGCTGAAGGAGTTGCTGGTGCGGGAGTCCAATGTGATACACATCCGGACGCCTGTGACTGTGGTTGGGGACATGCATGGGCAGTTCCACGACATGCTGGAAATATTCGAGATAGGCGGGAGGGTGCCCGACACCAACTACCTTTTCCTAGGTGATTATGTGGACCGTGGGCTGTACAGCGTAGAGACGATGATGCTGCTCGTGGTTTTGAAGCTGCGGTATCCGAGCCGGATACACCTGCTGCGCGGAAACCACGAGTCCCGGCAGATCACGCAGAGCTACGGGTTCTACACGGAGTGTCTTAACAAGTACGGCGGTAGTCCCAAAGTGTGGCAGTACATCACTGATCTCTTCGATTACTTGGTGCTGTGCTGTATTATAGACGACGAAATATTCTGCGTGCACGGCGGGCTGTCACCAAACGTACAGACTATCGACCAGATTAGAATTATAGACAGATTTAGGGAGATCCCGCACGATGGCGCAATGGCCGACCTTGTATGGTCCGATCCCGAGGACGATGAGAAGATTCTGGACAAGAGCCCCTCGGACCTCGATTACTACACTGCACACTTATCATCATCACAGCACTTCCAGGTGTCTCCAAGAGGTGCAGGTTACACCTTTGGACGCAGCGTGGTAGAAAAGTTCCTGCACTCTAACAATATGTCAAGAATATACAGAGCTCACCAGCTGTGCAACGAAGGATACCAGGTGTATTTCAATGGATTGGTGACTACTGTGTGGTCAGCACCAAATTACTGTTACAGGTGTGGCAACAAAGCCTCTATCTTAGAACTCTACAGCAAGGATAACTTCTACTTTAACGTCTTCGAAGAAGCACCCGAGAACAAACAGCTCAATGAGAACGCTAATCAAATTATAAACACTAAGGCTATCCAGGACTACTTCGGCTCGAGTTCCAACCTTGAAAGCGAACCTACCCAAGTCGACTTATTTTCGGATGAATACCAGGCAAAATATGCAATGTCGAGGCACGTTGAGTATTTTTTATGA
- the HUB1 gene encoding ubiquitin-like protein HUB1 (CAGL0M10912g~Ortholog(s) have protein tag activity, role in cell morphogenesis involved in conjugation with cellular fusion, cellular protein modification process, mRNA cis splicing, via spliceosome and cytosol, mating projection, nucleus localization), whose translation MIEVLVNDRLGKKIRVKCLEDDTVGDFKKVLSVQLGMQPSKIVLQKGGSVLKDHITLYDYEVHDNTNLELYYS comes from the coding sequence atgatagAAGTTCTGGTAAATGATAGACTTGGCAAAAAGATCCGGGTGAAGTGTCTCGAGGATGACACTGTTGGCGACTTTAAAAAGGTTTTATCGGTTCAACTAGGGATGCAACCGTCGAAGATTGTACTACAAAAAGGTGGCAGTGTCTTGAAAGATCACATTACATTGTATGATTACGAAGTGCATGATAATACTAACCTAGAATTATACTACTCGTGA
- the ABZ1 gene encoding 4-amino-4-deoxychorismate synthase (CAGL0M10934g~Ortholog(s) have 4-amino-4-deoxychorismate synthase activity, role in para-aminobenzoic acid biosynthetic process and cytosol, nucleus localization): MHINVLFIDSYDSFTYNVVRLIEEQSVEGLGVKVTTIHNDKFDLDSLKEYLPLFDCIVVGPGPGNPINGAKDVGVIDALFKNGHDPTINQIPLLGICLGFQAMCLHEGAVIEELHTIKHGQVYPMALADDQQCDIFKGYPQEFKSVRYHSLQVKTVTDSLLPLAYTNDENGKILMAAKVKNREWYGVQYHPESCCSELGQILISNFLDIAHKHNVISGRRATKELLCADNSTLQNIEYLNHTIDLSSIFVSDSLPLDVKSPRLAMEEYDIEETPNVTFKLAELIDSHKFIFASSSLSENRGEWSIIALPDSNSPVFSHYVNYNKTVCHRWRSEHVKKQDILECFRGGSDARVNEHLTVIDEDKDKFWCTLGAFMKDLLVEEHTDMPFIGGLLGILGYEMGNDVENIYDDRELTDIIPRPDAKLIYIENTLLINHKEGKLYLISLRDQFPQDIKERVSKYVTQSVKEDLHWPDRLPEGINYDIEMPKLEEYKEAFEECQRIMHRGDSYEICLTTQTRINMETVLEPWRIFQTLVQRNPAPFSSYLEFSDIVDNHDSNLCFISTSPERFLRWDQDSCELRPIKGTVKKGPDMDLEKATAILKTPKEFGENLMILDLIRNDLYQLLPDVKVEEFMSVEEYATVYQLVSVVKARGIQSPTRHNRQYSGMDILRHSLPPGSMTGAPKKITVEYLYRDLERKLNRHVYSGSRGIYSGVTGYWSVNGNGDWSVNIRCMYSYNSGSSWQLGAGGAITVLSTAEGEQEEMFTKLESALQIFT, translated from the coding sequence ATGCACATTAACGTCCTTTTTATAGACTCGTATGACTCCTTCACTTACAATGTGGTGAGACTCATCGAGGAACAAAGCGTTGAAGGATTGGGGGTAAAAGTTACCACGATTCACAACGATAAGTTTGATCTCGACAGTCTTAAGGAATATTTGCCATTGTTCGACTGTATAGTTGTTGGTCCTGGTCCTGGTAATCCCATTAACGGTGCTAAGGATGTGGGTGTGATCGATGCCTTGTTCAAGAATGGCCACGATCCTACCATAAATCAAATCCCATTGCTGGGTATATGTCTGGGATTTCAGGCCATGTGTCTACATGAGGGTGCTGTTATTGAAGAGTTGCATACTATCAAGCATGGCCAAGTTTACCCGATGGCGTTAGCTGATGATCAGCAATGCGACATATTTAAGGGATATCCACAGGAATTCAAATCCGTCAGGTACCACTCTTTACAAGTAAAGACTGTTACTGACTCATTGTTACCGCTAGCTTACActaatgatgaaaatgggAAGATACTAATGGCTGCCAAGGTCAAGAATAGGGAATGGTATGGTGTCCAGTATCATCCAGAATCATGCTGTTCGGAGTTAGGTCAGATTTTGATCAGCAACTTTCTAGATATTGCCCATAAGCATAACGTTATCAGTGGAAGGAGAGCTACCAAGGAATTACTCTGTGCAGACAACTCTACTTTACAGAACATTGAGTACTTGAACCACACCATTGATCTAAGTAGCATATTTGTTAGTGACTCATTGCCCTTAGATGTAAAGTCTCCAAGACTCGCTATGGAAGAGTATgacattgaagaaacaCCAAATGTGACGTTTAAGTTAGCAGAGCTAATAGACTCTcacaaatttatatttgcATCCTCCTCTCTAAGTGAAAACAGAGGAGAATGGTCAATTATTGCATTGCCGGATTCAAATTCACCAGTGTTTTCTCATTATGTCAATTACAATAAGACCGTATGTCACAGATGGAGATCAGAACATGTGAAGAAGCAGGATATATTAGAATGTTTCCGTGGTGGTAGTGACGCCAGGGTTAACGAACATTTGACAGTGATTGATGAGGACAAGGATAAATTTTGGTGTACCCTGGGTGCTTTTATGAAGGATCTGCTGGTAGAAGAGCATACAGATATGCCATTTATTGGAGGTTTGTTAGGTATTCTTGGATATGAGATGGGTAATGATGTGGAGAATATTTACGATGATAGAGAGCTGACTGATATCATACCAAGACCTGATGCGAAGCTTATTTATATCGAAAACACGCTATTGATCAATCATAAGGAAGGTAAACTGTACTTGATATCTTTGAGAGATCAGTTCCCACAAGACATAAAGGAACGAGTTAGTAAATATGTTACACAGAGTGTTAAGGAAGACTTGCATTGGCCGGATAGGCTCCCTGAAGGCATTAACTATGATATTGAGATGCCAAAGCTGGAAGAATACAAAGAGGCCTTTGAAGAGTGTCAAAGGATCATGCATCGTGGTGACTCATATGAGATATGTTTGACCACACAAACAAGGATTAACATGGAGACAGTGTTGGAACCATGGAGAATATTTCAGACACTGGTCCAGCGAAACCCGGCTCCATTTTCCAGCTATTTGGAGTTCAGTGATATCGTGGATAACCACGACTCGAATCTATGCTTTATCAGTACATCACCTGAGAGGTTTTTGAGGTGGGACCAAGATAGTTGTGAGTTAAGACCCATTAAGGGCACAGTGAAGAAAGGGCCAGATATGGACCTCGAGAAAGCCACTGCAATATTAAAAACACCAAAGGAGTTTGGTGAAAATCTGATGATTCTTGACTTGATTCGAAATGATCTTTACCAGCTACTGCCAGACGTCAAAGTGGAAGAGTTTATGTCTGTAGAGGAATACGCGACCGTGTACCAACTAGTGAGTGTTGTCAAGGCCCGCGGAATCCAGTCCCCTACACGCCATAATCGCCAGTACAGCGGTATGGATATACTAAGACACTCTTTACCTCCGGGATCCATGACAGGGGCACCAAAGAAGATTACAGTGGAATATCTCTACCGTGACTTGGAACGCAAACTGAACCGCCACGTCTACAGCGGG